The Lysobacter gummosus sequence GTTGACGGTCCAGCCGCCCTTGCCGTCGGGTTCGGCGACGCGGAACTCGCCTTGCTCCAGGCCGTCGATCACGCGCTCCACCGTCGGCCGGGTCGAGCCTTCGATCTCGTCCGGCGTCAGCATGCTGCGGCGCTCGAACGCGCTGTCGATCATGAATTTCAGTTCGTCCGCGCCCGGCGACTCGACACTCTTCTTCTTCACGGCCTTCTTGGTGGTCTTCTTCGCGGGGCTCATCGGCTATCTCCTTCGAGGCAGGCCAGCAACGCGTCGCGCAGGGCCTGCTGTTGCGTTTCATCGAGCGCGTTGTCGCGCCCGTCGGCATTCACACTGGTGATCTGGAACACGTCTTCGGCGCGTTCGCCGAAGGTGGCGATGCGCGCGTCGTACACGCGCAGCCCTTGTTTTCGCAAGGTCTGCGCGACGTCGGCGAGCAGGCCGGGACGGTCGGTGCAGACCAGGCTGAGGGTGGTGCGCGGGCTCGCGCTCTCGCCCTTGCGATAATCGGAAAATTCGATCTGCGGCGCGATACGGAAATGACGCAAATGGCGCGGCTGGGCGCGGCGCGCCGGCTTGATCCGCTCCAGCGGGCCTGCCAGCGTCGATTCCAGGCGGCGCTCCACATCTTCCGCGCTGGGCGACTGGCGCGGGTCGGTCGGCACCACTTCGAAGGTATCGAAGATCGCTCCGAACGGGCCGTCGAGCACGCGCGCCTGCTGGATCGCCAGGCCCAGGCGATCGAGCGTGGCGACGATCGCGGCGAACAAGCCGTCGCGATCGGGCGAATGCACGAACACTTCCAGCGCGCCGGCATGCGCGCCGCCGTGGGCGCTGACCGGACGCGCACGCACGCGCGTGTCGCCGATGGCCACGCCGCGCAGGGTCGAGGCCTGCCAGGCGATCTGGTCGGGACGTCCGCGCTGGAACGCGATCTGCGGCATGCGCGCGAACAATGCGGCGATCTCTTCGTCGCGCACGCCGAACGCGGCCAGCATGGCCTGCGCGGCTTCGCGGGTTTCCGCCGCGCGCTCGTCGCCGGCGACCGGATGCTCCAGACCGCGGCGCAGCGCCAGGCGCGTGGCCGTGTACAGATCGGCCAGCAGCCGGTCCTTCCACGCGTTCCACAGCTTCGGCGAGGTGCCGGCGATGTCGGCGCAGGTCAGCAGGTACAGATGATCCAGATGCTCGCGATCGGCGACCTTGGCCGAGAAGCGGTGAATCACGTCCGGATCGGCGATGTCCTGCTTCTGCGCGGTCACCGACATCAGCAGATGCTGGCGCACCAGCCATTCGACCAGAGCGGTGTCGGATTCGCTCAGGCCCATGGTCGTGCCGAATACGCGCGCGTCGTCGCCGCCGAGTTCGGAATGATCGCCGCCGCGGCCCTTGGCGATGTCGTGGAACAAGCCGGCGAGCAGCAGCAGTTCTGGCTTGCGCAGGCGCGGCCAGACTTCGTGCGCGATGCTGAAACGCTCATCGGCCACGCCGGACGCGAAGCGCGCCAGATTACGCAGCACCGCCAGAGTGTGCTGATCGACCGTGTAGACGTGGAACAGGTCGAACTGCATGCGTCCGGAGACTTTCGAGAACGCCGGAATCCACCGTCCCAGCACGCCCAGGCGCGCCATGCGTTCCAGCGCGTGCACCGGATGCGGGCCGCGCAGGATCTTGAGGAAGCGCTCGCGCAGCGCCGGTTCGGCGCGATCGAAGCTGGGCACCTTCGACAGCGCTTCGGCCAGCGCGCGCGCGGTCTGCGAGTGCAGGCCGCGGATTTCGTCGTGCGCGGCCCAGGCGCCGAACAGCGCGAACACGTCGAACGCGTCGCGCGGCCATTCGGGCTCGCGCGCGGCGATGTAGTCGCGGCGCAGTTCGAAGGCTTCGTACAGGCCGCTCAGCGGCACCGGCACGGCTTCGCCTTCGATCTGTTCCTCGAAGCGCTGCAGCAGGCGCTCGCCGATCCGCAGCACCAGCGCGGCGCTGCGGTAGAAGCCCTGCATCATTTGTTCGACTGCCAGGTTGTCGGCGTTATCGACGTGACCCAGGCGCTCGGCCAGCAGTTTCTGGTAATCGAAGCGCAGGCGCTCTTCGCGTTTGCGCGCGACCAGATGCAGCCCGAATCGCAAACGCGACAGCGTGCGGCGCTCGCGTTCCAGCGTGGTCAGCTCGTCCGGGCCCAACTGGCCGATGGACACCAGCGATTCCAGGTCCGAGGTGCCGATGATGCGCAGCGCCATCCAGTGCAGCGTCTGCACGTCGCGCATGCCGCCGGGGCCTTCCTTGAGATTGGGCTCCAGGTTGTCCGCGGTGTCGCCGTAGCGGGCGTGGCGCTGGCGCAGCTCGTCGCGCTTGGCGATGAAGAATTCGCGCGCCGGCCACACCTGCGAGGGCGAGACCGCCGCTTGCAGCGCCATCTGCGCGACCGCGCCGGCGACGATCGGCCGCGCTTCCAGCATCGCGGTCAGCACGGTCAGGTCGGCGGCGGCCTCGGTGCATTGCGCGGCCGAACGCACCGCGTGGCCGACCGGCACGCCGGCGTCCCATAGCGAGGCGAAGAAACAGCCCAGTTGCTCGGCCTGCGCGGTCTGGGCCTCGGGTTCGGCCAGCACCAGCAGGTCGATGTCCGATTGCGGAAACAGTTCGCCGCGGCCGTAGCCGCCGACCGCGAACAGCGCCAGCGGCGCGTCGGCGTCGATGCACAGCTGCCAGGCGGCGCGGACCTGGGTATCGACCGCATCGGCGCGGGCGCGCAGCAGGCGGTCGATGTCGGCGTTGGCGTCCTGGTCGAAGCGCTGCGCGAGCGCGGCATCGACCGCGCTCAGCGCGGCGCGGATCGCCGCGGGGGTGCCGGGGAGCGGCGCTTCATCGGCCGCCGGGGCGGCGGACACCGACGAAGCGACGGCCGATCGATCGACCGGCCGTTCGCCGGCACCGGTAGCGGTCATAAATCGTTGTCGTCGCCCGGCACGCGGGTCAGGATTTCCACGCCGTCTTCGGTGACCGCGATGGTGTGCTCCCACTGCGCGGACAACTTGCGGTCCTTGGTCACCACGGTCCAGCCGTCGGGCAGGGTCTTATGGCGATAGGTGCCTTCGTTGATCATCGGCTCGATGGTGAAGGTCATGCCCGGGACCAGCTTGACGCCCTCGCCCGGACGGCCGACGTGCAGCACCTGCGGTTCTTCGTGATAGATGCGGCCGATGCCGTGGCCGCAATAATCGCGCACCACGCTGAAGCGCTCGGCTTCGGCGTAGGTCTGGATGGCGTGGCCAATGTCGCCGAGGGTCGCGCCGGGCTTGACCAGGCGGATCGCGCGGAACATGGCTTCGCGGGTGACCTCGACCAGGCGCTTGGCCATGACCGACGGCGTGCCGGCGTAATACATGCGGCTGGTGTCGCCGTGCCAGCCGTCCTTGATGACGGTGACATCGATATTGACGATGTCGCCTTCCTTGAGGATTTTGCTGTCGCTGGGGATGCCGTGGCAGATCACGTTGTTGACCGAGGTGCACACGGTCTTGGGAAAGCCTTTGTAGCCGACGTTGGCGGGAATCGCCTTTTGCACGTTGACGATGTGCTCGTTGCAGATGCGATCCAGCTCGCCGGTGCTGACGCCCGGCTTCACGTAAGGAGCGACGACCTGCAGCACCTCGGCGGCCAGGCGGCCGGCGACGCGCATCTTTTCGATGTCTTCGGGGGTTTTGATGGAGATGGCCATGTCTGCATTATCGCTCATTCACGTTCGCCTATCATCGCGCCGCGCGGTCCGCTGCGTGCCGATGACGGCCTCTTGTGGGCGCGGTGTGTGAAGTTGGGTTCATTCCTGGTCGGGGCCGGGGTGGGTGGTAGTGCCGGCCCGGGACTTCAGCGCCGGGGGCTGATCGGCGGCCCGGCCCAGTCTCAAAGCATTGCGCGACGCACCGGGCGAGGCGCCCCGCCCCATCGCAAGCCCCGAGGTCTTTTGTGGGAGGGCCCTTCAGGCCCGATGCCTTTCGATCAGACCTGCGGATCATCGCAGCGGAAAGGAAAGCATCGGGCCTGAAGGGCCCTCCCACAAAAGACCTCGCGACCTTCGCCCCCCGGACGGCAAGCGCCCGGCCCGGATGGCGCCAACCCCGGTCCAGTTGCCCCAAACCCCGGTCCCGGCTACACTTTCGCGGCTTTGCGGCCGGTACGTCCGTCTTCCGGACCTCGACCGCAGCCGCCCACGCCGGGCGTCACCGGCGAATTCACACCTGCCGCCACAGCCCGTGCCGGGGTGCCTGAGTCCTCGATCGCAAGATCGTCGATGCAGGTTCGGACACGGAAGCGACAGGGAGGCCCAACCCCGGAACCACTTGTCCTGAAGCTGATTCGCTTCGGACAGAACGCCCTCACTCATTCGGCGTCGGTTCCTTTGCCTTCGGAGTTTCGCAATGCCTCAGATCACCATGCGTCAGATGCTGGAAGCCGGCGTCCATTTCGGCCACCAGACCCGCTACTGGAATCCCAAGATGGGCCCGTACATCTTCGGCGCCCGCGGCAAGATCCACATCATCAACCTCGAGAAGACCGTTCCGCTGTTCAACGACGCGATGAACTTCATCTCGGGCATCGCGCAGAAGCGCGGCACCATCCTGTTCATCGGCACCAAGCGCTCGGCGCGCGAGTCGATCAAGGAAGAGGCCGAGCGTTGCAACATGCCGTACATGACCCAGCGCTGGCTGGGCGGCACGCTGACCAACTTCCGCACCGTCAAGCAGTCGGTCTCGCGCCTGAAGGAACTGGAAGCCGGCGAAACCGACGGCACCTTCCAGAAGATGGTCAAGCACGAAGTGCTGGGCCTGCGCCGCGAGCGCGACAAGCTGGAAGCCTCGCTGGGCGGCATCAAGGACATGAACCGTCTGCCCGACGCGCTGTTCGTGATCGATATCGGCCATGAAGACATCGCGATCAAGGAAGCCAAGAAGCTCGGCATCCCGGTCATCGCCGTGGTCGATACCAACTACGATCCGGCCCTGGTCGACTACGCCATCCCGGGCAACGACGACGCCATCCGCGCCGTGCAGCTGTACGCCCGCGCCGCGGCCGACGCCGTGCTGGAAGGCAAGGCTGCGGCTCCGCAGGTCGGCGGCGTGCGCGAAGAAGACTTCGCCGCCGAAGCCGAAGGCGAAGGCAAGGACGACCGCAAGTCCGCTCCGCGCGGCCGCGCGCCGGCCAAGAAGGGCCCGGCTCCGGCTGCCGCCCCGGCCAAGAAGGCCGACGGCGAAGCTCCGGCTGCCGAGTAATCGCGCGGCCGTCAGCGCCCGGTAACGCAGCCGCGCCATAGTGCGCGGCTGCGACACGCACCATCCGACCCTGCAGGAGCGGCGCAAGCCGCGATCAACCAACGCGACGTACGCAAGCGCCGCAATCCGAAGCCAGCACCGCCCGGACCGCAAGCCAAAGCCTGCGCCCCGACCGGCCAGGCCGATTCCGCCGCCACCCGCCCGCGCCCCGTCGCGGCTTGCGCCGCTCCTGCACGGCAACACGTATACCTGAGGTAATTCCAATGGCTGATATCACCGCTTCCCTGGTCAAGGAACTCCGCGAGCGCACCGGCGCCGGCATGATGGAGTGCAAGAAGGCCCTGACCGAAAACAACGGCGACCTCGACGCTTCGGCCGAGTGGCTGCGCAAGGCCGGCATCATCAAGGTCGGCAAGAAGGCCGACCGCGTCACCGCCGAAGGCCGCATCGCGGTCGCCCAGAACGGCGGCAAGGCCG is a genomic window containing:
- the glnD gene encoding [protein-PII] uridylyltransferase, with translation MSAAPAADEAPLPGTPAAIRAALSAVDAALAQRFDQDANADIDRLLRARADAVDTQVRAAWQLCIDADAPLALFAVGGYGRGELFPQSDIDLLVLAEPEAQTAQAEQLGCFFASLWDAGVPVGHAVRSAAQCTEAAADLTVLTAMLEARPIVAGAVAQMALQAAVSPSQVWPAREFFIAKRDELRQRHARYGDTADNLEPNLKEGPGGMRDVQTLHWMALRIIGTSDLESLVSIGQLGPDELTTLERERRTLSRLRFGLHLVARKREERLRFDYQKLLAERLGHVDNADNLAVEQMMQGFYRSAALVLRIGERLLQRFEEQIEGEAVPVPLSGLYEAFELRRDYIAAREPEWPRDAFDVFALFGAWAAHDEIRGLHSQTARALAEALSKVPSFDRAEPALRERFLKILRGPHPVHALERMARLGVLGRWIPAFSKVSGRMQFDLFHVYTVDQHTLAVLRNLARFASGVADERFSIAHEVWPRLRKPELLLLAGLFHDIAKGRGGDHSELGGDDARVFGTTMGLSESDTALVEWLVRQHLLMSVTAQKQDIADPDVIHRFSAKVADREHLDHLYLLTCADIAGTSPKLWNAWKDRLLADLYTATRLALRRGLEHPVAGDERAAETREAAQAMLAAFGVRDEEIAALFARMPQIAFQRGRPDQIAWQASTLRGVAIGDTRVRARPVSAHGGAHAGALEVFVHSPDRDGLFAAIVATLDRLGLAIQQARVLDGPFGAIFDTFEVVPTDPRQSPSAEDVERRLESTLAGPLERIKPARRAQPRHLRHFRIAPQIEFSDYRKGESASPRTTLSLVCTDRPGLLADVAQTLRKQGLRVYDARIATFGERAEDVFQITSVNADGRDNALDETQQQALRDALLACLEGDSR
- the map gene encoding type I methionyl aminopeptidase, whose protein sequence is MAISIKTPEDIEKMRVAGRLAAEVLQVVAPYVKPGVSTGELDRICNEHIVNVQKAIPANVGYKGFPKTVCTSVNNVICHGIPSDSKILKEGDIVNIDVTVIKDGWHGDTSRMYYAGTPSVMAKRLVEVTREAMFRAIRLVKPGATLGDIGHAIQTYAEAERFSVVRDYCGHGIGRIYHEEPQVLHVGRPGEGVKLVPGMTFTIEPMINEGTYRHKTLPDGWTVVTKDRKLSAQWEHTIAVTEDGVEILTRVPGDDNDL
- the rpsB gene encoding 30S ribosomal protein S2 encodes the protein MPQITMRQMLEAGVHFGHQTRYWNPKMGPYIFGARGKIHIINLEKTVPLFNDAMNFISGIAQKRGTILFIGTKRSARESIKEEAERCNMPYMTQRWLGGTLTNFRTVKQSVSRLKELEAGETDGTFQKMVKHEVLGLRRERDKLEASLGGIKDMNRLPDALFVIDIGHEDIAIKEAKKLGIPVIAVVDTNYDPALVDYAIPGNDDAIRAVQLYARAAADAVLEGKAAAPQVGGVREEDFAAEAEGEGKDDRKSAPRGRAPAKKGPAPAAAPAKKADGEAPAAE